The following proteins are encoded in a genomic region of Ostrea edulis chromosome 7, xbOstEdul1.1, whole genome shotgun sequence:
- the LOC125654644 gene encoding integumentary mucin C.1-like, translating into MKVSQWVNPPTSSTTITTTNHLPTYLLHHLHHHQPLTHLPPPPPLTQLPPPLPPPPLTHLPPPPPQPPTSSTTTTTYPTTFTTTTTTYPTTSITTTTTTTTTYPTTSITTTTTTTTTYPPTSTTSYPPTSTTTTTNPPTSSTTTTTTYPPTSITTTTYPPTSSYTTNHLPMHLPPPPPPPPPPPTYSCTYLHHNHHQQQPLTHAPTSTTTTNNNHLPTYLLHHHHYHQPLTHLPPPPPPPSSGLNYKSFMFIFLLTKCRIPRHGKRL; encoded by the exons ATGAAGGTTTCTCAATG GGTCAACCCACCTACCTCCTCCACCACCATCACCACCACCAACCACTTACCCACCTACCTCCTCCACCACCTCCACCATCACCAACCACTTACCCacctaccaccaccaccaccacttaCCCAACTACCTCcaccactaccaccaccaccacttaCCCACCTAcctccaccaccaccacaaccACCTACCTCATCCACCACAACAACCACTTACCCAACTACCTTCACCACCACCACAACCACTTACCCAACTACCTccatcaccaccaccaccaccaccacaaccACTTACCCAACTACCTccatcaccaccaccaccaccaccacaaccACTTACCCACCTACCTCCACCACCAGTTACCCACCTAcctccaccaccaccaccacaaacCCACCTACCTCatccaccaccaccacaaccACTTACCCACCTACCTCCATCACCACAACCACTTACCCACCTACCTCCTCCTACACCACCAACCACTTACCCATGCACCTAcctccaccaccaccaccaccaccaccaccacccactTACTCATGCACCTACCTCCACCACAACCACCACCAACAACAACCACTTACCCATGCACCTAcctccaccaccaccaccaacaaCAACCACTTACCCACCTACCTcctccaccaccaccactaccACCAACCACTTACCCACCTACCTCCACCACCACCGCCACCAAGTTCTGGGTTGAACTATAAatcttttatgtttatttttcttcttaCCAAATGTCGAATCCCCCGCCACGGAAAAAGGTTATga
- the LOC125654645 gene encoding uncharacterized protein LOC125654645, whose protein sequence is MVITLIFISVPGLDGESPYFFGTSDLACVTTKGRFHLIVKRSVQMNSERNRTRRAAQTRHVFSPTHRWIYYKGMFYEWGTDGGTKTRLFGFLNDAKSYSIKTGLPYKGETCDWLMESMPAGYSSVSVECLMGCTANYWTVSGDYNILQNNCHHFANTISNILCSNICPEWCFNIL, encoded by the coding sequence ATGGTTATtactttgatttttatatcAGTACCTGGTTTAGATGGGGAGTCTCCATACTTCTTCGGAACATCGGATTTGGCATGTGTAACAACGAAAGGACGATTCCACTTAATTGTGAAACGATCAGTCCAGATGAATTCCGAGAGAAACAGAACCCGGAGAGCAGCACAAACAAGGCACGTGTTCTCTCCTACACACCGGTGGATTTATTATAAAGGGATGTTCTATGAATGGGGAACTGACGGGGGAACGAAAACTCGCTTGTTTGGATTCTTGAATGACGCTAAGAGTTACAGCATAAAAACTGGACTTCCGTACAAAGGGGAGACATGTGATTGGTTAATGGAATCTATGCCTGCGGGTTACTCAAGTGTATCGGTTGAGTGTCTTATGGGTTGTACAGCAAATTACTGGACTGTGTCGGGCGATTAcaacattttacaaaataactGCCATCATTTTGCAAACACCATTTCAAATATTCTGTGCTCTAATATTTGTCCTGAATGGTGTTTCAACATTTTGTGA